One genomic window of Sulfurovum lithotrophicum includes the following:
- a CDS encoding c-type cytochrome yields the protein MKYLFLSGLLLSGLSAMDGRAVFDKKCASCHRYEVKKYDFAKEKHSLKAPPMNEISRRLKKRIKVYDKDIHRFVVVSFIKEYIKHPSFTYYMCDDKAVARFDIMPAITDMREEEYQTVAEWIYDNYSIEEYGKKPK from the coding sequence ATGAAATATTTATTTTTATCAGGATTATTACTTTCAGGCTTATCGGCTATGGACGGCCGGGCTGTTTTTGATAAAAAATGTGCCTCCTGCCACAGGTATGAGGTTAAAAAATATGACTTTGCCAAAGAGAAACATTCACTGAAAGCACCACCGATGAATGAAATTTCAAGGCGTCTTAAAAAAAGAATAAAAGTATATGACAAAGACATCCACAGATTTGTGGTCGTCTCATTTATAAAAGAATATATCAAGCATCCCTCTTTTACCTACTATATGTGCGATGACAAGGCAGTTGCCAGATTTGATATTATGCCGGCCATTACAGATATGAGAGAAGAGGAATATCAGACTGTTGCCGAATGGATATATGACAACTACTCCATAGAAGAGTATGGTAAAAAACCAAAGTAA
- a CDS encoding response regulator transcription factor translates to MKRILYLEDDGKLAKLVMQYLEHYYLVDHVSTLNDIEAYLKQYHYDIAILDRNINDADIGLMAIELIHAHNIDTDIIITSAYSTVDDKIKGLSLGANDYLEKPFDVRELAARINAQLRKKFPEQISYKGLQFNMTNKQIHYEGNMILLSQKENALLFFLLENANKLFTAQELIYALYAHPDDILPNTITVTIGKIRKKLPVDIIKTFKTRGYMIELF, encoded by the coding sequence ATGAAACGTATATTATATCTGGAAGATGATGGCAAACTTGCCAAGCTGGTCATGCAGTATCTTGAGCATTATTATCTTGTCGATCATGTCTCCACATTGAACGATATTGAAGCATACCTGAAGCAGTATCATTATGATATCGCCATCCTGGACAGAAATATCAATGATGCAGATATAGGGCTTATGGCAATAGAGCTCATTCATGCCCACAATATAGATACAGATATTATCATAACAAGTGCCTACAGTACAGTGGATGATAAAATAAAGGGACTTTCTCTTGGAGCGAATGACTATCTCGAGAAGCCTTTTGATGTCAGGGAGCTGGCAGCAAGGATCAATGCACAGCTTCGGAAAAAATTTCCCGAGCAGATCAGCTATAAAGGGTTGCAGTTCAATATGACCAACAAGCAGATCCATTATGAGGGCAATATGATCCTGCTGAGCCAAAAAGAGAACGCGCTTCTCTTTTTCCTTTTGGAAAATGCCAACAAACTCTTCACAGCACAGGAGTTGATTTATGCACTTTATGCACACCCTGACGATATTTTGCCCAACACCATAACGGTAACCATCGGCAAGATCAGAAAAAAACTGCCCGTTGATATCATCAAGACATTTAAGACGAGAGGATATATGATTGAACTTTTTTAG
- a CDS encoding sensor histidine kinase — protein sequence MNFFRPSLENKTLMLLLGSLYGALILMSTVSLNVYENHLKSEYRDNLKFIASSLEHLTSQEIKNKNFNTCNTQSQKMCTLCTLNNDFASVNVDYFTRKEDIRHKEYEKILILKDGSYIQLSMSKKYIESQLNNMRYILFYVFLIVSILFTFIIYLLHRKLFSPLKCLVNTCHNLEQEKGTTTQCPSDSYEIQELRMAILNLLKKNKLLYEKKHDMFKEITHQLKSPIAIMQARLSSLTNDTSPDTVKEYVKETNTDIEGIKEIIQDILFLEGVELDIQNTHKSDISMKAVFEDMQKKFQPLLELNQITIDADWHEDFTIHSYRKPILQVIQAMYENVSIHTKKGTTIDMAIDAAKKTLIISNIPKDKEDNLFKSTRIGTKIIKRLSEKLNFTVTTEHHKNRYITMITFHS from the coding sequence TTGAACTTTTTTAGACCCTCTTTGGAAAACAAAACCCTTATGCTGCTTTTGGGCAGCCTTTACGGTGCCCTCATTTTGATGTCCACGGTCTCTTTGAATGTCTATGAGAACCATTTGAAAAGTGAGTACCGAGACAACCTGAAATTCATTGCAAGCTCTCTCGAACACTTGACAAGCCAAGAGATAAAAAATAAAAATTTTAATACCTGCAATACCCAGAGTCAGAAAATGTGTACACTCTGTACCCTCAACAATGATTTTGCCTCTGTGAATGTGGACTACTTTACCAGAAAAGAAGACATAAGGCACAAAGAATATGAAAAAATACTGATTTTAAAAGACGGCTCCTATATACAGCTTTCCATGTCAAAAAAATACATTGAGAGTCAACTGAACAATATGAGATACATTTTGTTCTATGTCTTTCTTATTGTCTCCATTCTCTTTACTTTCATCATTTATCTTTTACACAGAAAGCTCTTCTCTCCGCTCAAATGCCTGGTAAACACCTGTCATAACCTCGAACAGGAAAAAGGTACGACGACACAATGCCCTTCAGACAGTTACGAGATCCAGGAGTTGCGTATGGCGATCCTCAATCTACTCAAAAAAAACAAGTTGCTGTATGAAAAAAAGCATGACATGTTCAAGGAGATCACCCATCAGCTGAAGTCTCCCATCGCCATTATGCAGGCGAGACTCTCTTCACTGACCAACGATACCTCTCCTGATACCGTCAAAGAGTATGTCAAGGAGACCAATACAGACATAGAGGGTATTAAAGAGATCATTCAGGATATCCTTTTTCTCGAAGGGGTGGAACTTGATATACAAAACACCCACAAAAGCGATATCTCCATGAAAGCCGTTTTTGAAGATATGCAGAAAAAATTCCAGCCTCTGCTCGAACTCAACCAGATCACTATCGATGCAGACTGGCATGAGGACTTCACCATTCACTCCTACAGGAAACCCATTTTACAGGTGATACAGGCGATGTATGAAAATGTATCGATACACACCAAAAAAGGAACTACTATCGATATGGCCATTGATGCGGCAAAGAAAACACTTATCATCAGCAATATCCCAAAAGACAAAGAGGACAACCTCTTCAAATCGACCAGGATCGGCACAAAGATCATAAAACGCCTTTCCGAGAAGCTGAATTTTACAGTGACCACGGAGCATCATAAAAACAGATATATCACTATGATCACCTTCCATTCATAA
- a CDS encoding multicopper oxidase family protein, whose protein sequence is MKRRKFLGLSGITAMYLFIGTEGAEARRWKRRGGGGTTTPPPAVTPKALPIPALIKPIDRNGVKHFDLNVNKAQHEFFDGILTNTFSISSTYLGPTLLLTNGDNVSLNYTNNLSEEVTMHGHGMHVPANMDGTPHQTIAIGETWSAQYTVNQNACTNWYHPHTHHKTPHHVYQGLAGMIIIEDDESRALDLPNRYGIDDIPVVLQDRFFTADKTALDYSPTQMQISRGYIGDVFITNGAIEPTFEAEAKEIRFRLLNGSNSSVYDLGFSNGKSFKQIGGDNSLLEAPVSMTRLVLSPGERAEIVVDLSNDSGASFTLHEYKNNKTFMTVNVSKNATAVTSLPNTLAELDPIDLSLVTNTRKFNLGMQNMVFTINGKAMDMKRIDEVVPLGDTEIWEVTNMMGMDHNFHIHATHFRVIERNGSAANVLENEKGYKDVVYLKGKESVKLLVKMTDYADATVPYMYHCHFLEHENNAMMGQFTVV, encoded by the coding sequence ATGAAAAGAAGAAAATTTTTAGGACTTAGTGGAATCACAGCAATGTATCTATTTATCGGGACAGAGGGTGCTGAAGCGAGAAGATGGAAAAGACGGGGTGGTGGCGGTACTACTACCCCTCCACCGGCAGTCACTCCAAAGGCACTTCCAATACCTGCACTCATTAAACCCATCGACAGAAATGGTGTGAAACACTTTGACCTCAATGTAAATAAAGCACAACATGAGTTTTTTGATGGTATCCTGACCAATACTTTTTCCATTAGCAGTACCTACCTTGGACCTACACTGTTACTTACAAATGGAGATAATGTCTCGTTGAACTATACAAACAATCTTTCCGAAGAAGTCACTATGCACGGTCATGGTATGCATGTACCTGCCAATATGGACGGTACACCACACCAAACTATAGCGATAGGAGAAACATGGTCTGCACAATATACCGTAAATCAGAATGCCTGTACAAACTGGTATCACCCGCATACACATCATAAAACACCACATCATGTGTATCAGGGCTTGGCAGGGATGATCATTATTGAAGATGATGAGAGCAGAGCTTTAGACCTTCCAAACCGATATGGTATTGACGATATTCCTGTGGTACTTCAGGACCGTTTCTTTACAGCAGATAAAACAGCCTTGGATTACAGTCCGACACAGATGCAGATATCCAGAGGATATATAGGAGATGTATTTATCACCAATGGTGCGATAGAACCAACTTTTGAAGCAGAAGCAAAAGAGATCCGTTTCCGTCTTCTCAATGGTTCAAACTCTTCAGTCTATGACTTAGGATTCTCAAATGGGAAAAGTTTTAAACAAATAGGTGGAGACAACTCTCTTTTGGAAGCCCCTGTTTCTATGACACGCCTCGTACTCTCTCCAGGTGAAAGAGCAGAAATTGTTGTAGATTTAAGCAATGACTCTGGAGCATCTTTTACACTGCATGAATACAAAAACAATAAAACATTTATGACAGTCAATGTGAGTAAAAATGCTACAGCAGTCACTTCATTGCCCAACACACTTGCAGAGCTTGACCCTATAGACCTGTCACTTGTCACAAATACAAGAAAATTCAATCTCGGTATGCAAAATATGGTATTTACCATCAATGGAAAAGCGATGGATATGAAGAGAATAGATGAAGTGGTTCCTCTGGGAGATACTGAGATATGGGAAGTAACCAATATGATGGGTATGGATCATAATTTCCATATTCATGCAACACACTTTAGAGTCATTGAACGTAACGGCAGTGCTGCAAATGTACTTGAAAATGAAAAAGGCTACAAAGATGTGGTCTACCTGAAAGGCAAAGAAAGCGTAAAACTCCTGGTCAAGATGACCGACTATGCTGATGCGACTGTACCATACATGTATCACTGCCACTTTTTAGAGCATGAAAATAATGCCATGATGGGTCAGTTTACAGTAGTTTAA
- a CDS encoding metal ABC transporter substrate-binding protein translates to MKKIILLTLVFSISLFAKLNVVASYPYLGKIVQAVGGDHVKVKVLASAKFDPHFIIPKPSLIPAIARADILVANGAGLEIGWLPPLIKRANNPKVRIGTEGFVDVSRSIHLIDKPKAVSRAYGDVHPEGNPHFATDPHNVLPIARYITKKLSKLDTANASVFAQNLSRFTARWKQYLNTFDRKMKACSGKKVIQYHELYNYLLKRYHIKAVGTIEPLPGISPSSKHTMALITKMKQEHISTILQDAYHEKKTAKFIAAKTGARVVILPHDVGAVSGTNTLEDFYNLIAKRLCR, encoded by the coding sequence ATGAAAAAAATTATTTTACTGACCCTTGTCTTTTCTATATCGCTGTTTGCAAAACTCAATGTAGTTGCAAGTTACCCCTATCTTGGCAAGATTGTCCAGGCAGTCGGAGGAGACCATGTGAAGGTCAAGGTGCTGGCTTCGGCAAAATTCGACCCTCACTTCATCATTCCAAAACCCTCACTTATCCCTGCCATTGCCCGTGCAGATATACTTGTCGCAAACGGAGCCGGTCTGGAGATAGGCTGGCTGCCACCCCTGATAAAACGTGCCAATAACCCCAAAGTTCGTATCGGGACAGAAGGCTTTGTGGATGTCAGTCGCAGCATTCACCTCATAGACAAACCAAAAGCAGTCTCACGCGCCTATGGAGACGTACACCCGGAGGGTAATCCCCATTTCGCTACCGACCCCCACAATGTACTTCCGATTGCACGCTATATTACCAAAAAACTCTCTAAACTCGATACGGCGAACGCCTCAGTGTTTGCACAGAATCTTTCCCGTTTTACGGCACGGTGGAAACAGTACCTCAATACATTTGACCGGAAAATGAAAGCATGCAGCGGAAAAAAAGTAATACAGTATCATGAACTCTACAACTATCTTCTCAAACGTTACCACATCAAAGCCGTAGGAACCATAGAGCCGCTTCCGGGCATTTCTCCAAGTTCCAAACACACTATGGCTTTGATCACAAAAATGAAACAGGAACATATCAGTACCATTTTACAGGATGCCTATCATGAGAAAAAGACTGCCAAATTCATTGCAGCCAAAACAGGAGCAAGGGTCGTTATACTGCCACACGATGTCGGCGCTGTAAGTGGCACAAATACACTTGAAGACTTCTATAATCTTATAGCGAAGAGACTATGTCGCTGA
- a CDS encoding metal ABC transporter permease, translated as MSLITLLWPAFALAILLVFIHAVFGLEIIKRGVIFTDLAIGQFAAIGVALSLLFFDGKYAFVLTLLFALIGALLISIATHRIKHIEAFIGMLYALGASAIIVLLSNTTQGTELFNKLQATDILFTMPSDLWEPLILYSSIALLFYLFHKSLSGIKKEMFFFGLLALTVTSSVQLAGVLVVFVLLIVPAFLSLLQHKFNPLVFAWVVGSVIIMLSMTISYIYDLPTGYTIVFLASLTGIVSALIISK; from the coding sequence ATGTCGCTGATCACATTACTCTGGCCGGCTTTTGCACTGGCGATACTGCTGGTCTTTATCCATGCTGTTTTCGGACTGGAGATCATCAAGCGTGGTGTGATCTTTACCGATCTTGCCATTGGTCAATTCGCTGCGATCGGCGTAGCACTCAGCCTCCTCTTCTTTGATGGGAAATATGCTTTTGTGCTTACCCTGCTTTTTGCACTCATCGGGGCACTGCTCATCTCTATTGCTACCCATCGCATCAAACATATCGAAGCTTTTATCGGTATGCTTTACGCCTTGGGGGCAAGTGCGATCATTGTGCTGCTCTCCAATACCACACAGGGAACGGAGCTTTTCAACAAGCTTCAGGCAACCGATATTCTTTTCACTATGCCATCGGACCTCTGGGAGCCGCTGATACTTTACAGCAGTATCGCTCTGCTTTTTTATCTTTTTCACAAGTCACTGTCAGGTATAAAAAAAGAGATGTTTTTCTTTGGTCTTTTAGCGCTGACCGTTACTTCTTCAGTCCAGCTTGCAGGGGTTTTAGTGGTTTTCGTACTACTTATTGTTCCCGCATTTCTATCATTATTGCAGCATAAGTTCAACCCTCTCGTCTTTGCCTGGGTCGTTGGATCTGTCATCATCATGCTTTCTATGACTATTTCATATATTTATGATCTTCCTACAGGTTATACTATCGTATTTCTTGCTTCTTTAACAGGAATTGTAAGTGCGTTGATTATTTCAAAATGA
- the rseP gene encoding RIP metalloprotease RseP: MGILVALLVLSVLIFFHELGHFTAARFFGVQIDVFSIGFGKRLWTKKIGKTEWSISAIPLGGYVRMKGQDDTDPTKVSYDEDSYNTKKPWQRIIILLAGPFANFLMAFLLYLAIAYMGVPKLLPYVDKVTKDSPAYQAGIQKKDRILQINGVNIKYWEDIGKQINTSQGKLTMIIERDHHLKTLILEPKVIEDKNIFGETVKRRIIGITPLPEQTTVVYGFTEGLKYAWDETVKSSTLIFKSVQKLITGAVSTDQLGGIITIVDVTAQASHAGILALFFFTALISVNLGVLNLLPIPALDGGHIMFNLYEMLRGKAPSENVMYYMTVTGWVLLGGLMFLGIYNDIHRLMG, from the coding sequence ATGGGTATTTTAGTCGCACTGCTGGTTCTTTCCGTACTGATCTTCTTTCATGAGCTCGGGCACTTTACTGCTGCACGTTTTTTCGGTGTACAGATCGATGTTTTCAGCATAGGATTCGGCAAACGTCTCTGGACGAAAAAGATCGGAAAGACCGAATGGAGCATCTCAGCCATTCCTCTTGGCGGCTATGTCAGGATGAAAGGCCAGGATGACACCGACCCGACAAAGGTCAGCTACGATGAGGACAGTTACAATACCAAAAAACCCTGGCAGCGCATCATCATTCTTCTTGCCGGGCCTTTTGCCAACTTCCTGATGGCCTTTCTGCTCTACCTGGCCATCGCCTACATGGGTGTACCCAAGCTGCTTCCGTATGTGGACAAGGTCACCAAAGATTCTCCGGCCTATCAGGCAGGCATCCAGAAAAAAGACAGGATCCTTCAGATCAACGGTGTCAACATCAAATACTGGGAAGATATCGGCAAACAGATCAATACTTCACAGGGAAAACTCACAATGATCATCGAAAGGGATCATCACCTCAAAACACTTATACTTGAACCCAAAGTGATCGAGGACAAGAATATTTTCGGAGAAACGGTCAAACGGCGCATTATCGGTATTACCCCTCTGCCGGAACAGACAACAGTGGTCTACGGTTTTACGGAGGGTCTCAAATATGCCTGGGATGAAACAGTCAAGTCAAGTACCCTGATCTTTAAAAGTGTACAGAAGCTCATTACCGGAGCGGTCAGCACAGACCAGCTTGGAGGGATCATCACCATCGTTGATGTCACCGCGCAGGCGAGCCATGCCGGCATTCTGGCACTCTTTTTCTTCACAGCCCTCATCTCTGTGAACCTGGGAGTACTGAACCTTCTGCCTATCCCTGCCCTGGACGGCGGACACATCATGTTTAACCTCTATGAGATGCTGAGAGGCAAAGCCCCAAGTGAGAATGTCATGTATTACATGACCGTAACAGGGTGGGTACTACTTGGCGGATTGATGTTCCTTGGAATTTATAACGATATCCATCGGTTGATGGGCTAA
- a CDS encoding YggS family pyridoxal phosphate-dependent enzyme produces MILDKEHLRANLDEVIWNIEEARISVSEHHIVQLVAVGKYTEVENIATLYELGQRAFGENQVQQLKTRMTVLEELPLEWHMIGTLQKNKINNLIDLRPSLMHSLDSLSLAEELNKKLGAKEANMHCLLQINSAREESKSGVTPEEAHDIYLQIKESCPNITLKGVMTIGAHTDDTLLIQQSFEITHGIFETLGKEGATVCSMGMSGDYPLAIKCGSNLVRVGSALFK; encoded by the coding sequence ATGATACTGGACAAAGAACATTTAAGAGCGAATCTCGATGAAGTCATCTGGAACATAGAAGAGGCGCGCATCTCGGTCAGCGAGCACCATATCGTGCAGCTGGTCGCGGTAGGAAAATACACCGAAGTGGAGAACATTGCCACACTCTATGAACTGGGACAGAGGGCTTTCGGTGAGAATCAGGTACAGCAGCTCAAAACCCGCATGACAGTACTTGAAGAACTCCCGCTTGAATGGCATATGATAGGTACGTTACAGAAGAACAAGATCAACAATCTCATTGACCTGCGTCCTTCACTGATGCACTCTCTTGACTCTCTTTCCCTGGCTGAAGAGCTCAACAAGAAACTTGGAGCCAAAGAGGCCAATATGCACTGCCTGCTTCAGATCAACTCTGCAAGAGAAGAGAGCAAATCGGGTGTGACACCCGAAGAGGCCCATGACATCTACCTTCAGATCAAAGAGAGCTGCCCCAATATCACACTTAAAGGCGTTATGACCATTGGTGCACACACCGACGATACTTTACTTATTCAGCAGAGCTTTGAGATCACACACGGTATCTTTGAGACTTTGGGAAAAGAGGGAGCGACTGTCTGCTCAATGGGTATGAGCGGGGATTACCCTCTGGCGATTAAATGCGGATCAAACCTCGTGCGTGTGGGTTCAGCACTCTTCAAATAG
- a CDS encoding Fur family transcriptional regulator has translation MTDYAALLKESGLKATFQRMNILEVIEKHGHMSVDDIYAEVIKVHPSLSLATIYKNIILMQENGILVEVPIAGKKSKYELAKTDHMHLICIECGAVKDMSCMETTDRIFHEMTEKEHFKLSTRQVNLYGVCESCQIQTAS, from the coding sequence ATGACAGATTATGCAGCACTACTCAAAGAGAGTGGTCTAAAAGCGACATTTCAGCGTATGAATATTCTCGAAGTCATAGAGAAACACGGACATATGTCGGTGGATGACATCTATGCGGAAGTGATCAAAGTGCATCCATCCCTCTCTCTTGCTACGATCTACAAAAACATCATTTTGATGCAGGAGAACGGTATTTTGGTGGAAGTACCCATTGCTGGCAAAAAATCGAAATATGAGCTTGCAAAGACAGACCATATGCATCTTATCTGTATAGAATGTGGTGCGGTAAAAGATATGAGCTGTATGGAGACGACAGACAGAATCTTCCACGAGATGACAGAGAAAGAACATTTCAAGCTGAGTACCCGCCAAGTGAATCTTTACGGTGTTTGCGAAAGCTGTCAGATACAAACCGCTTCATAA
- a CDS encoding peroxiredoxin codes for MLVTKKAPDFTATAVLANGQIVEDFNLMDNLGEKGAVLFFYPLDFTFVCPSEIIAFSHRADEFKKRGINIIGVSVDSQFSHFAWRETPVEQGGIGRINFPLVADLTKQISRDYDVLLDEAVALRGSFLIDADGTIRHAVINDLPLGRNEDEMLRMVDAMLFTNEHGEVCPAGWQPGDEGMKPDAEGVASYLEKHADEL; via the coding sequence ATGTTAGTAACAAAAAAAGCTCCTGATTTTACAGCAACAGCCGTACTCGCAAACGGTCAGATCGTAGAGGATTTCAACCTGATGGACAACCTCGGTGAAAAAGGTGCGGTTCTTTTCTTCTACCCGCTTGACTTTACCTTCGTATGTCCTTCAGAGATCATCGCGTTCTCTCACAGAGCAGATGAGTTCAAAAAAAGAGGGATTAACATCATCGGTGTGTCCGTAGACAGTCAGTTCTCACACTTTGCCTGGAGAGAGACTCCGGTAGAGCAGGGTGGTATCGGCCGTATCAACTTCCCGTTGGTCGCAGACCTTACCAAGCAGATCTCAAGAGATTACGACGTACTTCTTGACGAAGCCGTAGCACTGAGAGGTTCTTTCCTTATCGATGCTGACGGAACGATCAGACACGCGGTCATCAATGACCTCCCTCTCGGAAGAAATGAAGATGAGATGCTCAGAATGGTAGATGCAATGCTCTTTACCAATGAGCATGGTGAAGTATGTCCTGCTGGTTGGCAGCCGGGTGATGAAGGTATGAAGCCGGATGCTGAAGGTGTTGCTTCCTATCTTGAAAAACACGCTGACGAACTGTAA
- a CDS encoding menaquinone biosynthesis decarboxylase, producing the protein MQDVIQWLKDNGNLKVIDKPLDVELEIPHVAYIEVKKEDSRPILFTKPVNKAKGIEYEMPVLMNIFANKEITEKIFGKHPDNVAEGIEELLKLKPPKTFKAKLAMIPKLFSLKNVFPKRLKFKGECQEVIIPKEEVDLDRLPILKTWEEDGGPFITMGQVYTQSLDGQMQNLGMYRLQQYDKNRLGMHWQIHKDASHFFDQYQKAGKKMPVTVAIGGDPLYIWCGQAPMPHGMFEMLLYGFVRNKNAQLVKSISNNIYIPRDVDIVIEGFVDPEKMEIEGPFGDHTGYYTLKEPFPVMEVETVTMKKEPVFAATVVGKPPLEDKYMGWATERVFLPMLKPMAPDLIDYNMPENGVFHNLILAKMKVMYKGHAQQFMHAFWGVGQMSFVKHALFVGENAPELEEAEALTEHILNRLSKDKILITQGIVDHLDHSSSEQFVGGKLGVDATGYEVEEGIGELLSDEILLATIQEIDASVVGLKQYMTHTKNPVCVIAVKKERSQQKLMKKLRVLKAHIRVLVVIDEANNDLNDPYMLIWRVVNNIDAQRDVKLKSIIAIDATNKSEVDGFMREWPGDTFCTKEVLDSLQEKGLIDIDEAFIKKFGLLPF; encoded by the coding sequence ATGCAAGATGTCATCCAATGGCTCAAAGATAACGGTAACTTAAAGGTGATAGATAAACCTCTCGATGTGGAGCTTGAAATTCCCCATGTCGCTTACATAGAAGTGAAAAAAGAAGACTCCAGACCGATTCTCTTTACCAAACCCGTCAATAAAGCCAAGGGTATCGAGTATGAGATGCCCGTACTCATGAATATCTTTGCGAACAAAGAGATCACCGAGAAGATCTTCGGCAAGCATCCGGATAATGTGGCTGAGGGTATCGAGGAACTCCTCAAGCTCAAACCGCCCAAAACATTCAAAGCCAAACTGGCGATGATCCCCAAACTCTTTTCTTTGAAAAACGTCTTTCCAAAACGTTTGAAATTCAAAGGGGAATGCCAGGAAGTGATTATTCCCAAAGAGGAGGTCGATCTTGACAGACTGCCCATCCTTAAAACATGGGAAGAGGATGGGGGTCCATTCATTACGATGGGGCAGGTCTATACCCAGAGCCTTGACGGACAGATGCAGAATCTCGGGATGTACAGATTACAGCAGTATGACAAGAACAGACTGGGGATGCACTGGCAGATCCATAAAGACGCTTCGCACTTCTTTGACCAGTACCAAAAAGCAGGAAAGAAGATGCCTGTAACGGTAGCAATAGGTGGTGACCCGCTTTACATTTGGTGCGGGCAGGCACCGATGCCGCACGGAATGTTCGAAATGTTATTGTATGGTTTTGTAAGAAATAAAAATGCCCAGCTTGTGAAGTCTATCAGCAATAATATCTATATTCCAAGAGATGTGGATATCGTCATTGAAGGTTTCGTTGATCCTGAAAAGATGGAGATAGAAGGGCCGTTTGGTGACCATACCGGTTATTATACGCTCAAAGAGCCTTTCCCTGTCATGGAGGTAGAGACGGTCACAATGAAGAAAGAGCCTGTCTTTGCAGCTACAGTGGTGGGAAAGCCGCCGCTGGAGGACAAGTATATGGGGTGGGCGACCGAACGTGTCTTTTTACCAATGCTAAAACCGATGGCACCGGACCTTATAGATTACAATATGCCGGAGAATGGCGTGTTCCATAATCTGATACTGGCTAAAATGAAAGTGATGTACAAAGGACATGCCCAGCAGTTCATGCATGCCTTCTGGGGTGTGGGGCAGATGAGCTTCGTCAAACATGCCCTTTTTGTGGGTGAGAATGCACCGGAGCTCGAGGAGGCAGAAGCTTTGACAGAGCATATCCTTAACAGGCTCAGTAAAGATAAAATACTGATCACCCAGGGGATCGTGGACCATCTGGACCATTCTTCAAGTGAACAGTTCGTAGGCGGAAAACTGGGGGTAGATGCCACTGGTTATGAAGTGGAAGAGGGTATAGGGGAACTCTTGAGCGATGAAATACTGCTTGCCACAATACAGGAGATCGATGCTTCTGTGGTTGGCCTCAAACAGTATATGACCCATACAAAAAATCCTGTCTGTGTCATTGCTGTAAAAAAAGAACGTTCCCAGCAGAAACTCATGAAAAAACTGCGGGTGCTCAAAGCACATATCAGAGTGCTCGTGGTAATCGATGAGGCAAACAATGACCTGAACGATCCCTATATGCTCATCTGGCGTGTGGTAAATAATATTGATGCGCAGCGTGATGTGAAACTGAAATCCATCATTGCTATCGATGCAACCAACAAAAGCGAAGTGGACGGCTTTATGCGTGAATGGCCGGGAGATACCTTCTGTACGAAAGAGGTATTGGACAGTTTACAGGAGAAAGGGCTGATCGATATCGACGAAGCATTTATCAAAAAGTTCGGTTTGTTACCGTTTTAA